One genomic segment of Flavobacteriaceae bacterium includes these proteins:
- a CDS encoding IS1595 family transposase, producing the protein MNLLHFIEQFPDEFSCKSHMKLARSKEGVICKKCQSKKHYWLKSKWMWQCSYCGFRTTLRSGTMMENSNLPIRTWYLAMAFMTFSKKGISAAELQRQLNHTRYTTIWSLMHRIRSAMGKRDNLYDLEDMIEFDQDYFTVATKESDRQKLKRGRGSQKQSNVAVMAESVPLEDLKTGKQSKQCRYFKMKVLDTHKKEEVNTLIDSNFDDTCIVFSDKSTSYVDIGDYVEVHITEKSNKETTITTLKSVHIAISNAKRTLLGIYHKIKGKYLQNYLDEFCYKLNRRYFAERLFDRLVVAVTHQYWYKSG; encoded by the coding sequence ATGAATTTACTACATTTTATTGAACAATTTCCAGATGAGTTTTCCTGTAAATCACATATGAAGTTGGCTCGTTCAAAAGAAGGAGTCATTTGCAAAAAATGTCAATCAAAAAAGCACTATTGGTTAAAGTCTAAATGGATGTGGCAATGTTCTTATTGTGGTTTTAGAACTACTCTACGCAGCGGTACTATGATGGAGAACTCCAATTTACCTATTCGTACTTGGTATCTCGCTATGGCATTTATGACTTTTAGTAAAAAAGGTATTTCTGCTGCCGAATTACAACGTCAGCTCAACCATACACGTTATACCACTATATGGTCTCTTATGCACAGAATACGTTCGGCTATGGGAAAACGAGATAATTTATACGACCTTGAAGATATGATTGAGTTTGATCAAGATTACTTTACTGTGGCAACAAAAGAATCCGACAGACAAAAGCTTAAAAGAGGCAGAGGCAGTCAAAAACAATCTAACGTAGCGGTAATGGCAGAGTCTGTACCTTTAGAAGATTTAAAGACTGGGAAACAATCCAAACAATGTCGTTATTTTAAAATGAAAGTTTTGGATACTCATAAAAAAGAAGAAGTCAACACGCTTATTGATAGTAATTTTGATGATACATGCATTGTTTTTAGCGACAAAAGCACGTCTTATGTAGACATAGGTGATTATGTGGAAGTACACATTACTGAAAAATCAAATAAAGAAACCACTATTACCACACTAAAATCGGTGCATATAGCCATAAGTAATGCAAAACGCACTCTGTTAGGTATTTACCATAAAATTAAAGGAAAATATTTGCAGAATTATCTTGACGAGTTCTGCTATAAACTCAACAGACGCTATTTCGCTGAAAGACTATTTGATAGACTGGTAGTAGCTGTCACTCATCAATACTGGTATAAAAGTGGGTAA
- a CDS encoding peptidoglycan synthetase: MNIHFIAIGGSAMHNLAIALHLKGYQITGSDDMIHEPSKSRLEKYGLLPEKFGWFPENISLELDSIILGMHAKKNNPELVKAQELGVKIYSYPEFLYEQSKDKTRVVIGGSHGKTTITSMVLHILNYHGKEVDYMVGAQLDGFETMVCLTKENDFMVLEGDEYLSSTIDRRPKFHLYKPNIALLSGIAWDHINVFPTFENYTEQFRIFVDSLTPGGIMVYNEEDPIVKDMVAHSEHPVKKYPYRTPKHFIENNTTYIDTSEGAIPLEIFGEHNIQNLAGAKWICQHMGIDEDDFYEAITSFTGASKRLEKIAETTSSVIFKDFAHSPSKVKATTMALKKQYPQKTLIACLELHTYSSLNAKFLKEYKDTLDAATAAVVFYSPDALKIKQLEEITPGQIADAFKRDDLIIYTNSDAFKEFLFRQSLEEKVIVFMSSGNYGGLDFEEVKKRI, translated from the coding sequence ATGAACATCCATTTTATTGCGATAGGAGGTAGTGCCATGCATAATCTGGCAATAGCATTGCATCTTAAAGGGTATCAGATAACAGGTAGTGATGACATGATACATGAGCCTTCAAAATCCAGGTTGGAGAAATATGGTTTGCTACCGGAAAAATTTGGCTGGTTTCCCGAGAATATCTCTTTGGAGTTAGATAGTATTATTTTGGGGATGCATGCCAAAAAAAACAATCCGGAATTAGTAAAAGCGCAAGAATTAGGAGTAAAAATATATAGCTATCCGGAGTTTTTATACGAACAGTCCAAAGACAAAACCAGAGTAGTCATCGGTGGATCTCATGGTAAAACAACGATCACTTCTATGGTGTTACATATATTGAATTATCACGGCAAAGAAGTAGATTATATGGTAGGTGCACAACTGGATGGTTTTGAAACGATGGTGTGTCTGACCAAAGAAAATGACTTTATGGTTTTGGAAGGCGATGAATATTTAAGTTCAACGATTGACAGAAGGCCTAAATTTCACTTATATAAACCCAATATTGCTTTGCTGAGCGGAATTGCCTGGGATCATATCAATGTATTTCCAACTTTTGAAAATTACACGGAACAGTTTCGCATATTTGTAGATTCTCTAACACCCGGTGGAATTATGGTATATAATGAAGAAGATCCGATTGTGAAAGATATGGTAGCACATTCTGAACATCCGGTAAAAAAATATCCTTATAGAACACCAAAGCATTTTATAGAAAACAATACTACCTATATCGATACTTCCGAAGGCGCAATACCTTTGGAAATTTTTGGAGAACACAATATTCAAAATTTGGCAGGCGCCAAATGGATTTGCCAACATATGGGTATTGACGAAGATGACTTTTACGAGGCAATTACAAGTTTTACGGGAGCGAGTAAAAGACTGGAAAAAATAGCCGAAACTACATCTTCGGTTATTTTTAAAGATTTTGCACACAGTCCAAGTAAGGTAAAGGCAACCACGATGGCTCTTAAGAAACAATACCCTCAAAAAACACTCATAGCGTGTTTGGAATTACACACGTATAGTAGCCTGAATGCCAAATTTTTAAAGGAATATAAAGACACTTTGGACGCAGCAACCGCCGCGGTTGTTTTTTATTCGCCCGATGCCCTGAAAATAAAGCAGTTAGAAGAAATTACACCTGGTCAAATTGCGGACGCGTTTAAGCGAGATGACTTAATTATTTATACGAATTCCGATGCTTTTAAAGAATTTCTTTTCCGGCAAAGTTTAGAAGAAAAAGTAATTGTATTCATGAGTTCCGGAAATTACGGAGGTTTGGATTTTGAAGAGGTGAAAAAACGAATTTAG
- a CDS encoding GLPGLI family protein, protein MKILNIIALFLFIGIKAQTSINGVVLYQETFKSTLGNVNSNYELYFNKNHSIYLFSGNSTQTETNSDGKFSKFIPQRSSDPPFYYKKLNKKEVFYNSKTALNQYTVKDDSLNLNWKIHKEKRIIGNYECSKATIEFRGRRYTVWFTSKIPVDYGPRKFSGLPGLILEIYGDKGVYRAYASEIKMNNKTENTEKVLTKINLTNPISYNEFLNKRCDDALEFKRIIESKMGRGAGRLKLTKVGNKENLEINTDECIK, encoded by the coding sequence ATGAAAATTTTAAATATAATAGCCTTGTTTCTGTTTATAGGGATTAAGGCTCAAACGTCTATAAATGGTGTAGTTTTATATCAAGAAACCTTTAAAAGTACATTAGGTAATGTAAATTCTAATTACGAATTGTATTTCAATAAAAACCATTCAATTTATCTATTTAGTGGAAATTCAACTCAAACAGAAACTAATTCAGATGGTAAATTTTCAAAATTCATACCTCAAAGATCATCAGATCCACCGTTCTATTACAAAAAATTGAATAAAAAAGAAGTGTTTTATAATTCAAAGACAGCCTTAAATCAATATACTGTCAAAGACGACTCTTTAAATCTAAATTGGAAAATTCATAAAGAAAAAAGAATAATTGGAAATTATGAATGTTCTAAAGCCACAATTGAATTTAGAGGGCGAAGATATACTGTTTGGTTTACAAGTAAAATACCTGTTGATTACGGACCTAGAAAATTCAGTGGTTTACCTGGTTTAATATTGGAAATATACGGCGATAAGGGCGTCTATAGAGCTTATGCAAGTGAAATAAAAATGAATAATAAAACAGAAAACACAGAAAAAGTTTTAACAAAAATAAACTTAACGAATCCCATTTCATACAATGAATTTTTAAACAAGCGTTGTGATGATGCACTAGAATTTAAGAGAATAATTGAATCAAAAATGGGACGTGGGGCTGGTAGGTTAAAATTAACAAAGGTAGGTAATAAAGAAAATTTAGAAATTAACACTGATGAATGTATAAAGTAA
- a CDS encoding FAD-dependent oxidoreductase — protein sequence MLKEYDVIVIGGGPGGGQCARELSAKGHKTLLVERYKSFEENNFSSAGMTLGPLEEFGIPKSVIGAYWSHLRIQCSKNLYHWKGDQRKGVVLDFGRLRQFLADETLKNGGYVLMGYRYTKKTMADDGIIAEFKNTESSEIIRLKTKLLVDATGPLRKVMFDSKEAQPKMVYGSGIEYVIEVSQKIYDKYKESLVFFLGHKWALKGYSWIFPMENRILKVGSGKVHIQAKDEEKTTKTTKKLTEKIIKEYIKADDYTLIDVHGGTLRYSPGIRDTFYKNKVIAVGDAVSTVNPLGGEGIKYAMQNASLAATYMDTYLQKGSADFKQYRKIWRKKHLLKWQISEVSSRRMYGKFTDTQIEKRIHYFHKSTDINDLIDVLFHFKFKQLLKRILQVYYLRFKDRWVK from the coding sequence ATGTTAAAAGAATATGATGTTATTGTTATAGGGGGTGGACCCGGAGGGGGGCAGTGTGCAAGAGAATTATCAGCTAAAGGACATAAAACACTTTTAGTAGAACGATATAAAAGTTTTGAGGAGAATAATTTCTCGAGTGCAGGGATGACACTAGGTCCGTTAGAGGAGTTTGGCATCCCTAAAAGTGTGATTGGAGCTTATTGGAGTCATTTAAGGATACAATGTTCTAAAAACTTATATCACTGGAAAGGAGATCAAAGAAAAGGGGTTGTGTTGGATTTTGGACGATTGCGTCAATTTCTTGCTGATGAAACTCTTAAGAACGGTGGCTATGTTTTAATGGGATATCGTTATACAAAAAAAACGATGGCAGATGATGGTATTATCGCCGAATTTAAAAATACCGAGTCTTCGGAAATCATCCGATTAAAAACAAAATTGTTAGTAGATGCCACAGGGCCTTTAAGAAAAGTGATGTTCGATTCTAAAGAAGCGCAACCCAAAATGGTATATGGAAGCGGTATAGAATATGTGATTGAGGTATCTCAAAAAATATATGACAAATACAAAGAATCGCTGGTGTTTTTTCTAGGTCATAAATGGGCTTTAAAAGGGTATTCCTGGATTTTTCCAATGGAAAACAGGATTTTAAAAGTGGGTTCGGGAAAGGTTCATATTCAAGCTAAAGATGAAGAAAAGACGACAAAAACAACAAAGAAACTTACTGAAAAAATCATTAAAGAATACATAAAAGCCGATGATTATACACTAATAGATGTACATGGCGGTACTTTAAGGTATAGTCCCGGTATACGAGATACGTTCTACAAAAATAAAGTAATTGCCGTGGGAGATGCCGTGTCTACCGTAAATCCATTAGGCGGAGAGGGCATCAAATATGCCATGCAAAATGCTTCTTTAGCTGCTACGTATATGGATACGTATTTACAAAAAGGCAGTGCTGATTTTAAACAGTATAGAAAAATTTGGCGAAAAAAGCACCTCTTAAAATGGCAAATTAGTGAGGTTTCCAGCAGAAGAATGTATGGGAAATTTACAGATACGCAAATAGAAAAAAGAATTCATTATTTTCATAAAAGTACTGATATAAATGATTTAATTGATGTACTGTTTCATTTTAAATTTAAGCAGTTACTCAAGCGCATATTACAAGTTTATTATTTAAGATTTAAAGATCGTTGGGTCAAATAA
- a CDS encoding TonB-dependent receptor: protein MKVGNQFILTIFLSSFFCYSQTKIIGKVTGGYTVIYGGSVILKDSINTYIDYSYTNEYGKYKLETNKKGYFTVEFTSLGYKDKKVIILIEGQKEIKIDIILETKPIDLDEVIIRAELDITQRKDTLVFNAKSFAQGNEEVVEDLLKKIPGLTIEQDGTIKVGSQEVEKVMIEGDDLLERGYKILTKNMPAQPIDKIELLQNYSNNRLLKDIEESERVALNLKLDEDAKRIWFGNMTLGYGAFSNEDRYYAKGNLMNFGKKNKYYFLTNLNNIGYDATGDINHLIRPIRFNEPASIGDDQSISSLISLSASPPNFKRSRTTFNNAEMASLSAIFNPTKKLKIKTLGFFNWDEPDFFRDRVDHVSINDLNFTNNQDYQLQRKNRIGFGKMDLTYNISESQMLEATTKYQNADFQSNSDLLFNGQSTIENLENPVELFDQKLSYTNKFKEKKVLLLTGRFINEKAPQNYTVNQFLYENLFPNNNANNVRQTLDQKITFAGFEVHLLDRKKSKNLLELKLGNAYRQDILISQFSLLEDETLIDNPQGYQNNVTYTVNNLYAKGKYQYNLNKITLIGNLAFHQLFNLLEQNNQTETQQPFFINSSLGIDWEINSKNRIRTTYRQNRTNADIINVYDNFVLRGFRNFIVGTGEFNQLDASALFFNYQLGNWSDRFFTNTTFAYTKNHDFFSTNSQISQNVTQSETIVIKNRELFTANSFLDYFFKKLQSNLKLKLGYTQPEFKNIVNDSELREVNSINYNYGFEYRTAFDGIFNFHLGSKWLTNKIKTTSKNEFTDNMSFLDVTFTFNEKLNIDINSERYFFGNLNTDNTYYFLDFDTRYTIKENKLTLMLSGRNLLNTNTFRNFAISDIGTTTTEYRLLPRFVLLKMEYRF, encoded by the coding sequence ATAAAAGTGGGTAATCAATTTATATTAACTATATTTCTCTCATCCTTTTTTTGTTATTCACAAACTAAAATCATTGGTAAAGTTACAGGTGGTTATACTGTGATTTATGGTGGAAGTGTAATTTTAAAAGACAGTATTAACACTTATATTGATTATTCCTATACTAACGAATACGGCAAGTATAAATTAGAGACTAATAAAAAAGGATATTTTACAGTAGAATTTACATCACTTGGCTATAAGGATAAAAAGGTTATAATCTTAATTGAGGGACAAAAAGAAATAAAAATAGATATAATACTCGAAACAAAACCTATTGATTTAGATGAAGTTATTATTAGAGCCGAACTGGATATAACTCAAAGAAAAGATACTCTTGTTTTCAATGCAAAATCCTTTGCACAAGGTAACGAAGAAGTAGTTGAAGATTTGCTCAAGAAAATTCCGGGTTTAACCATCGAGCAAGATGGCACAATAAAAGTTGGCAGTCAAGAAGTAGAAAAAGTAATGATTGAAGGAGATGATTTATTAGAACGTGGTTACAAAATTCTTACTAAAAATATGCCTGCTCAACCTATTGATAAAATTGAGTTGTTGCAAAACTATTCAAATAACCGCTTATTAAAAGACATAGAGGAAAGTGAACGAGTAGCACTCAATTTAAAATTAGACGAAGATGCCAAGCGTATTTGGTTTGGAAATATGACTTTAGGTTACGGTGCGTTTTCTAATGAAGATAGATATTATGCCAAAGGTAATTTGATGAACTTTGGAAAAAAGAATAAGTATTATTTTTTAACCAATCTCAACAATATAGGTTATGATGCCACGGGTGATATCAATCATCTCATAAGACCAATACGTTTTAATGAGCCTGCCAGTATTGGCGATGATCAAAGTATTTCATCTTTAATCTCGTTATCAGCAAGTCCGCCAAATTTTAAACGAAGTAGAACCACCTTTAACAACGCAGAAATGGCTTCGTTGAGTGCTATTTTTAACCCAACCAAAAAATTAAAAATAAAAACCTTGGGATTTTTTAATTGGGATGAACCGGACTTTTTTCGTGATAGGGTTGATCATGTTTCAATTAATGATTTAAATTTTACAAATAACCAAGATTATCAACTTCAACGCAAAAATAGAATTGGGTTTGGAAAAATGGATTTGACCTACAACATTTCAGAATCTCAAATGCTGGAAGCGACAACTAAATATCAAAACGCAGATTTTCAAAGCAATTCAGATTTGCTTTTTAATGGTCAATCAACAATTGAAAATTTAGAAAATCCCGTTGAGTTGTTTGACCAAAAATTAAGTTATACCAATAAATTTAAGGAAAAAAAAGTACTGCTACTTACTGGGCGATTTATAAATGAAAAAGCACCACAAAACTATACTGTCAATCAGTTTTTATATGAGAATTTGTTTCCAAACAATAATGCCAATAACGTTAGACAAACCTTAGACCAAAAAATAACCTTTGCTGGTTTTGAAGTTCATCTTTTAGACCGAAAGAAAAGTAAAAACCTTTTAGAACTAAAACTTGGTAATGCTTACAGACAAGATATTCTAATTAGTCAATTTTCTCTTTTAGAAGATGAAACCTTAATTGATAATCCACAGGGTTATCAGAATAACGTAACTTATACTGTAAATAATTTATATGCTAAAGGAAAATACCAATACAATTTAAATAAAATAACATTAATTGGTAATCTTGCTTTTCATCAGCTATTCAATTTGCTCGAACAAAATAACCAAACCGAAACACAACAACCGTTTTTTATCAATTCAAGTTTAGGTATAGATTGGGAAATTAACTCAAAAAACCGAATTCGCACAACTTATAGACAAAACAGAACTAATGCAGATATAATCAATGTTTATGATAATTTTGTGTTGAGAGGTTTTAGAAATTTTATAGTTGGTACTGGTGAATTTAATCAGTTAGATGCATCGGCTTTGTTTTTTAACTACCAATTAGGAAATTGGTCAGACCGATTTTTTACTAACACAACTTTTGCATATACTAAAAACCACGATTTTTTTTCTACCAATTCACAAATCAGTCAAAACGTTACTCAGTCAGAAACCATTGTTATAAAAAACCGAGAATTGTTTACTGCCAATTCTTTTTTGGATTATTTTTTTAAGAAATTACAAAGCAATTTGAAATTAAAATTAGGTTACACACAACCGGAATTTAAGAACATAGTAAATGATTCCGAATTACGAGAAGTCAATTCCATAAATTATAATTATGGTTTTGAATACAGAACAGCTTTTGACGGAATTTTCAACTTCCATTTAGGAAGCAAATGGCTAACAAACAAAATAAAAACCACCTCGAAAAATGAATTTACAGACAACATGAGTTTTTTGGATGTAACTTTTACTTTTAATGAAAAACTGAATATTGATATAAACTCTGAACGCTATTTTTTTGGAAATCTAAATACTGACAATACCTATTATTTTTTAGATTTTGATACAAGATATACCATTAAGGAAAATAAACTAACATTGATGCTTTCAGGTAGAAACTTACTAAACACCAATACATTTAGAAACTTTGCAATAAGCGATATTGGAACAACAACAACTGAATACAGATTATTACCAAGATTTGTGCTTTTAAAAATGGAATATCGATTTTAA
- a CDS encoding M48 family metalloprotease, which translates to MGIITTEKLKKATYPKEGNRFNLAMIIGIPIALFGLILTIASFGLILIYIGLIIFFVWFSLSIAKMNLIGNSVKVSIHNFPEIFNIYKEVKEELSYNKEIQIYIVEEGSVNAFLAKFFKTRFIVLNSELVKDMISSKDKLVQMKWVIARFIGALRAKHFKTTMLRLIFENVEKIKVFNLFLLLYERATQYTGDNIGMMMTQNVEQSLIAFNKLMVGNDLQLNINFKGILNQGKYLENNSFFSFLARAFSSHPHLVNRYLNLLAYASKEFPGQFDKYINDLDNETKHNLFRTMPRY; encoded by the coding sequence ATGGGAATAATAACTACAGAAAAATTAAAGAAAGCAACTTATCCAAAAGAAGGGAATCGTTTTAACTTAGCTATGATAATTGGAATTCCAATTGCTTTATTCGGGTTAATACTAACAATTGCTTCCTTTGGGTTAATATTAATTTACATTGGACTAATTATATTTTTTGTTTGGTTTTCTCTCAGCATAGCAAAGATGAATCTCATAGGTAATTCTGTTAAAGTTTCTATTCATAATTTTCCCGAAATATTTAATATTTACAAAGAGGTTAAAGAAGAATTATCGTACAATAAAGAGATTCAAATTTACATAGTAGAGGAGGGTTCAGTAAATGCTTTTCTTGCTAAATTCTTTAAAACAAGATTTATTGTATTAAACTCTGAATTAGTTAAAGATATGATATCCAGTAAAGACAAACTAGTTCAAATGAAATGGGTTATTGCTCGATTTATAGGAGCATTAAGAGCAAAACATTTTAAAACTACTATGTTGAGATTGATTTTTGAAAATGTAGAAAAAATTAAAGTATTTAACTTGTTTCTTTTGCTCTACGAAAGAGCTACTCAATACACTGGTGATAATATAGGAATGATGATGACACAAAATGTTGAACAATCTCTTATTGCATTCAATAAATTAATGGTAGGTAACGATTTACAGTTAAATATAAATTTTAAAGGGATTCTAAATCAAGGAAAATATTTAGAAAATAACTCGTTTTTTTCGTTTTTAGCCAGAGCTTTTTCTTCACATCCTCATTTAGTTAATAGATACTTGAATTTATTAGCGTATGCAAGCAAAGAATTTCCTGGACAATTTGACAAATACATTAACGATTTAGATAATGAAACCAAACATAATCTTTTTAGAACTATGCCTCGTTACTAA